From one Drosophila gunungcola strain Sukarami chromosome 2R unlocalized genomic scaffold, Dgunungcola_SK_2 000006F, whole genome shotgun sequence genomic stretch:
- the LOC128255213 gene encoding uncharacterized protein LOC128255213 isoform X2, which produces MENTWVHSSPHAPLPPYAVIGGHDSDRTPIYVGRSFHEGENLPAKVIPSKGCAYVAYGGSEHQKSHYEVLVGQGFAWVPSASGGVPPNAVRSGMTRTGEPLYVGRGHHAGSLTVGKVHPSHGCLYIPFGGQEVRINQYEVLIKQQYDNWVAASPSYTPPGAVIAGHDSDRTPIYAGRAMHEGEMLPAKVVPSKGTAYVCFGGYEFQKPSYEVLTGCGYVWAHAGHHIPHNAVSTGRARNGEPLYYGRGHYQGSLTPGLISASQRCLYIPYGGREIRINSYEVLCRQ; this is translated from the exons ATGG AAAACACCTGGGTGCACTCGTCTCCCCACGCCCCCCTGCCCCCTTACGCGGTGATCGGTGGCCACGACTCGGACCGCACGCCCATCTACGTGGGTCGATCCTTTCACGAGGGCGAGAACCTCCCGGCCAAGGTCATTCCCAGCAAGGGCTGCGCTTATGTCGCTTACGGCGGTTCGGAGCACCAGAAGAGCCACTACGAGGTGCTGGTGGGACAGGGATTCGCCTGGGTGCCCAGTGCCAGTGGCGGAGTGCCGCCGAATGCGGTTAGGAGTGGAATGACACGTACGGGGGAACCACTCTACGTGGGACGTGGTCATCATGCCGGCAGCTTGACCGTGGGCAAGGTTCATCCATCGCACGGCTGCCTGTACATTCCGTTCGGTGGCCAGGAGGTCAGGATCAACCAGTACGAGGTGCTGATCAAGCAGCAGTACGACAATTGGGTGGCCGCCTCGCCCAGTTACACGCCGCCGGGTGCAGTGATCGCCGGCCACGACTCCGACCGTACGCCCATCTACGCCGGCAGGGCGATGCACGAGGGCGAGATGCTGCCCGCCAAGGTGGTGCCCAGCAAGGGCACCGCCTACGTCTGTTTCGGCGGCTACGAGTTCCAGAAGCCCAGCTACGAAGTGCTCACCGGCTGCGGATATGTCTGGGCCCATGCCGGACACCATATTCCCCACAATGCCGTCTCCACCGGACGTGCTCGCAACGGAGAGCCCCTGTACTATGGACGCGGTCACTACCAGGGTAGCCTGACCCCGGGCCTGATCTCGGCCAGCCAGCGATGCCTCTACATCCCATACGGCGGTCGGGAGATCCGCATCAACTCGTACGAGGTCCTCTGCAGACAATAA
- the LOC128255213 gene encoding uncharacterized protein LOC128255213 isoform X1: protein MGAVQPGAVVTIENTWVHSSPHAPLPPYAVIGGHDSDRTPIYVGRSFHEGENLPAKVIPSKGCAYVAYGGSEHQKSHYEVLVGQGFAWVPSASGGVPPNAVRSGMTRTGEPLYVGRGHHAGSLTVGKVHPSHGCLYIPFGGQEVRINQYEVLIKQQYDNWVAASPSYTPPGAVIAGHDSDRTPIYAGRAMHEGEMLPAKVVPSKGTAYVCFGGYEFQKPSYEVLTGCGYVWAHAGHHIPHNAVSTGRARNGEPLYYGRGHYQGSLTPGLISASQRCLYIPYGGREIRINSYEVLCRQ from the exons ATGG GCGCCGTGCAGCCGGGAGCAGTTGTGACCATTG AAAACACCTGGGTGCACTCGTCTCCCCACGCCCCCCTGCCCCCTTACGCGGTGATCGGTGGCCACGACTCGGACCGCACGCCCATCTACGTGGGTCGATCCTTTCACGAGGGCGAGAACCTCCCGGCCAAGGTCATTCCCAGCAAGGGCTGCGCTTATGTCGCTTACGGCGGTTCGGAGCACCAGAAGAGCCACTACGAGGTGCTGGTGGGACAGGGATTCGCCTGGGTGCCCAGTGCCAGTGGCGGAGTGCCGCCGAATGCGGTTAGGAGTGGAATGACACGTACGGGGGAACCACTCTACGTGGGACGTGGTCATCATGCCGGCAGCTTGACCGTGGGCAAGGTTCATCCATCGCACGGCTGCCTGTACATTCCGTTCGGTGGCCAGGAGGTCAGGATCAACCAGTACGAGGTGCTGATCAAGCAGCAGTACGACAATTGGGTGGCCGCCTCGCCCAGTTACACGCCGCCGGGTGCAGTGATCGCCGGCCACGACTCCGACCGTACGCCCATCTACGCCGGCAGGGCGATGCACGAGGGCGAGATGCTGCCCGCCAAGGTGGTGCCCAGCAAGGGCACCGCCTACGTCTGTTTCGGCGGCTACGAGTTCCAGAAGCCCAGCTACGAAGTGCTCACCGGCTGCGGATATGTCTGGGCCCATGCCGGACACCATATTCCCCACAATGCCGTCTCCACCGGACGTGCTCGCAACGGAGAGCCCCTGTACTATGGACGCGGTCACTACCAGGGTAGCCTGACCCCGGGCCTGATCTCGGCCAGCCAGCGATGCCTCTACATCCCATACGGCGGTCGGGAGATCCGCATCAACTCGTACGAGGTCCTCTGCAGACAATAA
- the LOC128255215 gene encoding uncharacterized protein LOC128255215, producing the protein MGDYTWISTNVYEPLPPGAILGGHDSDQDPIYVGRAFHNGEMLPAKVVPGKQQAYVPYGGQEISKHDFEVLVGDHYSWIPSSGGSVPPHAIRVGQTGEGEPLYVGRGYFQGSLTPGKVHPSHQCLYIPYGGQEHRLEAYEVLVQPETWVASHGRGIVPGTVVGGHDCDGDQIYVGRAYHEGDLLPAKVIPSKGCAYVPYGGGEVVKHDFELLAGYGYGWVHDSHGNVPGNAVLCGRTSDGEPLFIGRAHHHGSLTPGKIHQSHHCLYIPFGGEEVRLDHYEVLVKG; encoded by the exons atgggAG ACTACACCTGGATTAGCACCAATGTCTACGAACCCCTGCCCCCGGGTGCCATCCTGGGTGGTCATGACTCCGACCAGGATCCCATCTACGTGGGCCGTGCCTTCCACAACGGGGAGATGCTGCCCGCAAAGGTGGTGCCCGGCAAGCAGCAGGCCTATGTGCCCTATGGCGGCCAGGAGATTAGCAAGCATGACTTCGAGGTCCTCGTCGGCGACCACTATTCCTGGATCCCGTCCAGTGGCGGATCCGTCCCGCCCCATGCCATCCGTGTCGGCCAGACCGGCGAGGGTGAGCCCCTGTATGTGGGACGTGGCTACTTTCAGGGCAGCCTCACGCCCGGCAAGGTTCATCCCTCCCACCAGTGCCTTTACATCCCCTATGGAGGACAGGAG CACCGTCTGGAGGCCTATGAAGTTCTAGTTCAGCCAGAGACTTGGGTCGCCTCTCACGGACGCGGCATTGTGCCCGGAACAGTGGTTGGCGGACACGACTGCGATGGCGATCAGATCTATGTGGGCCGGGCCTACCACGAAGGCGATTTGCTGCCAGCTAAG GTGATTCCCAGCAAGGGCTGCGCTTATGTGCCCTACGGAGGCGGTGAGGTGGTCAAGCACGACTTCGAGCTGCTGGccggatacggatacggatgGGTGCACGACAGCCATGGCAATGTGCCCGGAAACGCGGTGCTCTGCGGCAGAACTTCGGATGGAGAGCCCCTCTTCATCGGTCGTGCCCACCACCACGGCAGTCTGACGCCCGGAAAGATCCACCAGTCGCATCACTGCCTCTACATTCCCTTCGGCGGCGAGGAGGTGCGTCTAGACCACTACGAGGTCCTGGTCAAGGGCTAA